Proteins co-encoded in one Cytophaga hutchinsonii ATCC 33406 genomic window:
- the mgtE gene encoding magnesium transporter, with protein MAFELTEDFIKELQEHLSLAENNAVLELVNEIPEQDLSAILYELETEESVALLNILTTEKSAQVISELDTDIRLKILKHYSPEQIASFIQFIDSDDAVDLINELSVKTGEEVIAFIQNPEKADHIIDLLHYDEDCAGGLMAKELIKANLNWTIDRCIEEIRAQSKNVDKVFSVYVVDDNMRLLGLLSLKKLLLSDEHAIVADIYDPTIKSIESYRSGTEVADLMRKYDLETIPVVNVQGKLLGRITIDDVIDLITEQADLERQIMAGISNDTEEDDSVWLLSKSRLPWLIVGMIGGILGAQFIGLFENVIHQVTAMAFFIPLITATGGNVGIQSSSMIVQSLARDSTYIAMNPDRFIKGFVVSLINGIAISSLVFIFNLVLKQEMDLALTVSIALFCVVLVSSFMGTITPLILFRFGVNPALASGPFITTANDLLGLGIYFSVAHLLYSF; from the coding sequence ATGGCATTTGAACTGACAGAAGATTTTATCAAGGAACTGCAGGAGCATCTTAGCCTTGCAGAAAACAATGCTGTACTTGAATTAGTAAATGAAATACCCGAGCAGGACTTATCTGCTATTTTATATGAGCTGGAAACAGAAGAATCTGTAGCGCTGTTAAATATTCTGACGACAGAAAAAAGTGCGCAGGTAATTTCAGAATTAGATACAGATATCCGTTTAAAAATTCTCAAACATTATTCTCCGGAACAAATTGCATCTTTCATTCAATTCATTGACTCCGATGATGCTGTGGATTTAATAAACGAATTGTCTGTAAAAACAGGTGAGGAAGTAATTGCATTTATCCAGAATCCGGAGAAAGCCGACCACATTATTGATCTGCTTCATTACGATGAAGATTGTGCCGGCGGCTTAATGGCTAAGGAATTAATAAAGGCAAATTTAAACTGGACAATTGATCGTTGCATTGAAGAGATCCGTGCACAGTCTAAAAATGTCGATAAAGTATTTTCTGTATATGTAGTTGATGACAACATGCGTTTGCTTGGGCTCTTATCACTGAAAAAACTTTTATTGTCAGACGAGCATGCCATCGTTGCTGATATTTATGATCCTACTATAAAGAGTATTGAATCGTATCGCAGTGGTACCGAAGTAGCCGACCTGATGCGTAAATATGATCTGGAAACCATTCCGGTTGTAAATGTGCAAGGCAAGTTATTAGGAAGAATCACCATTGATGATGTTATCGATTTAATTACCGAACAGGCAGATCTTGAAAGACAGATCATGGCCGGTATCTCAAACGATACCGAAGAAGATGATTCCGTTTGGCTGCTTTCCAAAAGCCGTTTGCCCTGGCTGATCGTTGGTATGATCGGAGGGATATTAGGTGCACAATTCATCGGTCTGTTCGAAAACGTGATCCATCAGGTTACGGCCATGGCATTCTTTATTCCGCTTATTACAGCAACAGGCGGTAATGTGGGTATACAGTCATCTTCTATGATTGTTCAGTCTCTGGCAAGAGATTCAACCTATATTGCCATGAATCCGGATCGGTTTATAAAGGGGTTTGTAGTTTCATTGATCAATGGTATCGCTATTTCTTCATTGGTTTTTATATTCAATTTAGTTTTAAAACAGGAAATGGATCTGGCGCTTACTGTTTCAATAGCGCTGTTTTGTGTAGTACTCGTTTCTTCGTTTATGGGTACAATTACTCCTTTGATATTATTTCGGTTTGGCGTAAATCCGGCATTGGCATCCGGTCCGTTTATTACTACAGCCAACGATTTGTTGGGGCTGGGTATATATTTTTCAGTAGCTCATTTATTATATTCTTTTTAA
- a CDS encoding aspartate aminotransferase family protein translates to MLTNRQLFLNNLAQTSDAPLLIEVEKASGVYMYGKQGEKYIDLISGIGVSNIGHCHPKVVQAIQEQSQKYMHLMVYGEFVQAPQVRLATKLIETLPPSLDSVYLVNSGSEATEGALKLAKRYTNRREIISCKNAYHGSSHGALSVMGNEFFKQSYRPLLPGIKHIRYNHTEDLDVITEQTAAVIIETIQGEAGVRIADKPYMQALRKRCDYTGTLLILDEIQCGFGRTGTFWAFETYGIVPDILLAAKGMGGGMPIGAFISSKKIMQTLSSDPVLGHITTFGGHPVSCAASIACMEVIQEEKLMDTVLKKESLIRKQLNHPGIKEIRSAGLMMAVEFESYSVLKRIIDQAIEKGVLTDWFLFCDNSMRIAPPLIISDDQIEQACSIISSCK, encoded by the coding sequence ATGCTCACAAACAGACAGCTTTTTTTAAACAATCTTGCACAAACAAGTGATGCGCCGCTTTTAATAGAAGTTGAAAAAGCTTCCGGTGTATACATGTATGGTAAGCAAGGAGAAAAATACATCGATCTTATTTCTGGTATCGGAGTCAGTAATATCGGACATTGCCATCCGAAGGTTGTTCAGGCAATTCAGGAACAGAGTCAAAAATACATGCACCTGATGGTGTATGGGGAATTTGTTCAGGCACCACAGGTAAGACTGGCCACCAAACTGATTGAAACACTTCCTCCCTCGTTAGATTCCGTTTATCTGGTTAACTCTGGAAGTGAAGCAACAGAAGGTGCGCTGAAACTTGCAAAAAGATATACAAACCGCAGAGAAATCATTTCATGCAAAAATGCCTATCATGGTTCTTCACATGGAGCATTGAGTGTAATGGGAAATGAGTTTTTTAAGCAGTCTTACAGACCTTTGCTTCCTGGGATAAAACATATCCGGTATAATCATACAGAAGATCTGGATGTAATTACAGAACAGACCGCAGCTGTGATCATTGAAACGATCCAGGGCGAGGCAGGTGTGCGCATTGCTGATAAACCGTATATGCAGGCTTTGAGGAAGCGTTGTGATTACACAGGGACTTTATTGATATTGGATGAGATTCAATGCGGCTTCGGGCGTACAGGTACTTTCTGGGCATTTGAAACGTATGGTATTGTTCCGGATATTTTACTTGCTGCAAAAGGTATGGGCGGAGGTATGCCGATCGGAGCATTTATCTCTTCTAAAAAAATAATGCAGACATTGAGTTCAGATCCGGTATTAGGTCATATTACCACATTTGGCGGACATCCTGTAAGCTGTGCTGCGTCGATTGCCTGTATGGAAGTTATTCAGGAAGAAAAGCTGATGGACACCGTTTTGAAGAAAGAATCGCTGATCAGAAAACAGCTAAATCATCCAGGTATTAAAGAAATCAGAAGTGCAGGTTTGATGATGGCGGTTGAATTTGAATCGTATTCGGTATTGAAACGGATTATCGATCAGGCTATTGAAAAAGGTGTGTTAACAGACTGGTTTTTATTCTGTGACAACTCCATGCGTATTGCACCACCGCTTATTATCTCAGATGACCAGATCGAACAGGCGTGTTCCATTATATCTTCCTGTAAATAA
- a CDS encoding YceD family protein: MQKNRLRDFDIEISHVKEHTPHKFEFQLNDSFFTLFEDSLIQKGSVTVDVEFEKTPLLIRMNFILNGVVELVCDRSLDTFEQPISSENVLLFKYSEEEGEITEEIIGIKRETIKINIAQYIYEFINLEVPIKKLHPRFQEEEVDNDTSETLLIYSTETENEEKSESPTEDLIDPRWLALKSLKDKSKLN, from the coding sequence ATGCAAAAGAATAGGTTAAGAGATTTTGATATTGAGATATCACATGTCAAGGAACACACACCGCACAAGTTTGAGTTCCAGCTTAATGATTCTTTTTTTACGTTATTTGAAGATAGTCTGATCCAGAAGGGATCAGTAACGGTTGATGTAGAATTTGAGAAAACGCCCCTGCTTATTCGAATGAATTTCATATTAAATGGAGTTGTTGAATTGGTTTGTGATCGTTCTTTAGATACCTTTGAGCAACCTATTTCATCTGAAAACGTTCTTTTATTCAAATATTCTGAAGAAGAAGGCGAAATAACAGAAGAGATTATTGGCATTAAAAGAGAAACCATCAAAATTAATATCGCTCAGTATATTTATGAGTTTATTAATTTAGAAGTACCCATAAAAAAACTTCATCCCCGTTTTCAGGAAGAAGAAGTCGATAATGATACATCAGAAACATTATTGATTTATTCTACAGAAACGGAAAATGAAGAAAAGAGTGAATCACCTACTGAAGATTTAATTGATCCGAGGTGGCTGGCACTAAAGAGTTTAAAAGATAAAAGTAAGTTAAACTAG
- the plsX gene encoding phosphate acyltransferase PlsX produces the protein MRLALDAMGGDFAPKAIIEGAILASDSLPADAEIILIGKEQLIREHLSTLEGNKSRIQIVHADEVIGMAEHPTKAFSQKPNSSIAVGFHLLKQKEVDAFCSAGNTGAMLVGSMFSIKPIEGILRPGIAGFMPQESGRFAVVIDVGANADCKPEMLAQFAVIGSLYTKYVFGIENPKVGLMNLGEEEEKGTILTLAAHQLIKELDSINFIGNIEGRDLFNNKADVIVCDGYTGNIILKMGETFYDLVSKRGYDDTFFNMFNYEEVGGSPILGVNGNVIIGHGISSPKAIKNMMHQAYQLTQAKISEKIKNAYS, from the coding sequence ATGAGGTTAGCACTAGATGCGATGGGAGGAGATTTTGCTCCCAAGGCTATCATTGAGGGTGCCATCCTTGCCTCTGACTCTCTTCCTGCCGACGCAGAAATTATTCTGATCGGCAAGGAACAGCTAATCCGTGAACATTTGTCTACGCTTGAGGGTAACAAGAGCAGAATACAAATTGTTCATGCTGATGAGGTAATTGGCATGGCCGAGCATCCAACAAAAGCCTTTTCTCAAAAACCTAATTCCAGTATCGCTGTCGGGTTCCACCTGCTGAAGCAAAAAGAAGTTGATGCTTTTTGTAGTGCAGGAAATACGGGAGCTATGCTTGTAGGGTCTATGTTTAGTATCAAACCTATTGAAGGTATTCTTCGTCCTGGGATTGCTGGCTTTATGCCTCAAGAATCAGGACGTTTTGCTGTTGTAATAGATGTTGGTGCTAACGCAGATTGTAAGCCAGAAATGCTTGCTCAGTTTGCGGTTATCGGTTCTTTATATACGAAATATGTATTTGGAATTGAAAATCCGAAAGTGGGTTTAATGAATCTTGGTGAAGAAGAAGAAAAAGGAACCATTCTGACATTAGCTGCACATCAGTTAATTAAGGAGCTGGATTCTATTAATTTCATTGGAAACATTGAAGGACGGGATTTATTTAATAACAAAGCAGACGTTATTGTTTGCGACGGTTATACAGGCAATATCATCCTGAAAATGGGTGAAACGTTTTATGATTTAGTTTCTAAGCGTGGATACGATGATACATTCTTCAATATGTTCAATTATGAAGAAGTTGGCGGTAGTCCGATTTTAGGAGTTAATGGAAATGTAATCATTGGTCATGGAATTTCTTCCCCGAAGGCAATCAAGAATATGATGCATCAGGCGTACCAGTTAACACAAGCCAAAATCTCTGAAAAAATTAAAAACGCATACAGCTAA
- the pdxA gene encoding 4-hydroxythreonine-4-phosphate dehydrogenase PdxA, translated as MTPNPTFDRPVIGITLGDFNGVGPELILKTFSDSRILKVCIPVIYANYKLLARYKKILGLYEELNFHSIRSIQEVQPKKINLLVCWEDDFEVTPGQPTNESGKAAFLSLEKAVSDALAGSIQAIVTAPIDKKNIQQEGFTFAGHTEYLAERCGVKDNLMVMVSPTMKVALATAHVSVAQITANLTRERLLTKINLLYNSLKKDFGILKPKIAVLGLNPHAGENGMMGTEEQTLISPVIKELKDKGILIFGPFPADGFFGQHHYTKFDGVLAMYHDQGLAPFKALCFDEGVNFTGGLPFIRTSPDHGTAYDLAGKNLVAEESFRSAIYLACDLVKNSLLVNK; from the coding sequence ATGACACCAAATCCAACATTTGACAGACCTGTTATTGGTATCACCCTAGGTGATTTCAATGGCGTTGGCCCGGAATTAATCCTTAAAACTTTTTCAGATTCCCGTATACTAAAAGTGTGTATACCTGTGATTTATGCTAATTATAAATTACTTGCCCGTTATAAGAAAATATTAGGCTTGTATGAAGAGCTGAATTTTCATTCAATCCGCAGTATACAGGAAGTGCAACCTAAAAAAATTAACCTTCTGGTTTGCTGGGAAGATGACTTTGAAGTTACGCCTGGTCAACCTACCAACGAGTCTGGTAAAGCGGCTTTCCTTTCATTGGAAAAAGCCGTGAGTGATGCGCTTGCCGGTTCAATACAGGCAATTGTAACCGCTCCTATAGATAAAAAGAATATTCAGCAGGAAGGCTTTACATTTGCAGGCCATACAGAATATCTGGCAGAACGCTGTGGCGTAAAAGATAACCTTATGGTAATGGTTAGTCCTACTATGAAGGTTGCGTTAGCTACAGCACACGTTTCTGTGGCACAAATAACCGCCAATTTAACCCGCGAACGTTTATTGACTAAAATAAACCTGTTATATAATTCCTTGAAAAAGGATTTTGGTATTTTAAAACCTAAAATTGCTGTTTTAGGACTAAATCCTCATGCAGGAGAGAACGGAATGATGGGTACAGAGGAGCAAACGTTAATTTCTCCGGTAATTAAAGAATTAAAAGATAAAGGAATATTAATATTTGGCCCTTTCCCGGCAGATGGCTTTTTCGGACAGCATCACTATACCAAGTTTGATGGAGTTTTAGCCATGTATCACGATCAGGGGTTGGCTCCCTTTAAAGCATTGTGTTTTGATGAAGGCGTTAATTTTACTGGTGGTTTGCCATTTATCCGTACTTCACCTGATCATGGAACAGCATATGATCTGGCAGGTAAAAATCTGGTGGCTGAAGAGTCCTTCAGATCGGCCATTTATTTGGCCTGTGACTTGGTAAAAAACAGTTTGTTAGTAAATAAGTAA
- the greA gene encoding transcription elongation factor GreA, whose amino-acid sequence MSSKVSYYTEEGLNKLKNELSHLKTKGRSQIAAQIAEARDKGDLSENAEYDAAKDAQGLLELKISKLEEIVSNARLLDESTIDTSKASILTKVKIKNKKTGHIVEYTLVSEEEADLKAGRISLKSPIGKALLGREVGETVLVDVPAGKIEFEILDIGR is encoded by the coding sequence ATGAGTAGTAAAGTATCATATTACACAGAAGAAGGTTTAAACAAGTTGAAAAACGAGTTAAGTCATCTTAAAACAAAAGGCCGTTCTCAAATCGCTGCGCAGATTGCTGAAGCTCGCGATAAAGGTGACCTAAGTGAAAATGCGGAATACGATGCAGCAAAAGATGCTCAGGGTTTATTGGAACTTAAAATTTCTAAATTGGAAGAAATTGTTTCTAATGCCCGTTTATTAGATGAAAGCACTATTGATACATCTAAAGCTTCTATTCTTACAAAAGTAAAAATCAAGAATAAGAAAACCGGACATATTGTTGAGTATACATTGGTTTCTGAAGAAGAAGCGGACTTAAAAGCTGGCCGTATTTCGTTGAAATCTCCAATTGGTAAAGCATTGCTTGGTAGAGAAGTAGGCGAAACTGTTTTGGTAGATGTACCTGCGGGTAAAATTGAATTTGAAATTTTAGATATCGGAAGATAA
- a CDS encoding 2-hydroxyacid dehydrogenase, producing MASIKCLIVDDVDTALFQLLDKAAIAYDYKPDWSKETCIEALPAYEGLVIRSKFRVDKKIIDSCTKLQFIARAGAGVDNIDKEYLKEKNIALFHASEGNRVAVGEHTLGLILALINNIVRSDTEVKDAIWLREENRGYELESLTVGLIGYGNMGKETSKRLAAFGCKIIAYDKYRENYSCKNAEQVDIEKLKAEADIISLHIPLDDFSRGWVDKTFFDSVAKPFWLINTARGEIVKLKDLNEALQSGKVRGAALDVLENEKLSTLTTEQRQDFDLLVKNPNVILTPHIAGWTFESYRKISEVLGEKILFWYLNK from the coding sequence ATGGCTTCAATAAAATGTTTGATTGTTGATGATGTTGATACTGCCTTATTTCAATTGTTAGATAAAGCAGCTATAGCGTACGATTATAAGCCCGACTGGAGCAAAGAAACATGTATCGAAGCGCTGCCGGCATATGAAGGATTAGTGATCCGGAGTAAATTCAGAGTAGATAAAAAAATTATTGATTCGTGTACGAAGCTTCAATTCATAGCACGTGCAGGAGCAGGAGTTGATAATATTGATAAAGAATACCTGAAAGAAAAAAACATTGCACTGTTCCATGCTTCAGAAGGAAACAGAGTAGCTGTAGGCGAGCATACCCTTGGTTTAATCTTAGCTCTTATCAATAATATTGTACGGTCTGATACGGAAGTTAAAGATGCGATCTGGCTTAGAGAAGAAAACAGGGGATATGAACTTGAGTCATTAACGGTAGGATTAATCGGGTATGGAAATATGGGTAAAGAAACATCCAAACGCCTGGCTGCCTTTGGCTGCAAAATAATTGCCTACGATAAATACCGTGAAAATTATTCCTGCAAAAATGCAGAACAGGTGGATATTGAAAAATTAAAAGCAGAAGCTGATATTATAAGTTTACATATTCCGTTAGATGATTTTTCCCGCGGATGGGTTGATAAAACATTTTTCGATTCTGTTGCAAAACCTTTTTGGCTGATAAATACAGCACGCGGAGAAATTGTAAAATTAAAAGACCTGAATGAAGCCTTACAATCAGGTAAAGTACGCGGGGCTGCTCTTGATGTATTGGAAAATGAAAAACTTTCAACACTTACAACAGAACAGCGTCAGGATTTTGATTTGTTAGTAAAAAATCCAAATGTTATCTTAACACCGCATATAGCTGGCTGGACATTTGAATCTTACAGAAAAATAAGTGAAGTATTGGGCGAAAAAATACTCTTTTGGTATTTAAATAAATAG
- a CDS encoding beta-ketoacyl-ACP synthase III yields MGNVKACITGIAGYVPDYILTNQELEQLVETSDEWILSRTGIKERRILKGEGLGTSHMAEKAVNDLLAKTNTDPSEIDLLICCTTTPDYVFPATGNLVSDMCGLKNAFSYDMNAACSGFLFGLVTGSQYIESGKFKKVIVVGADKMSAIVNYKDRNTCILFGDGAGAVLLEPNNDGFGVVDSVLKTDGSGAQYLIMKGGGSRHPASLETVMNSEHFAHQEGATVFKFAVKNMSDVAAEIMERNQLTGDNVQWLVPHQANKRIINATAERMNVGPEKVMINIERYGNTTSATIPLVLWDYEKQLKKGDNLVLAAFGGGFTWGSVYLKWGYDPK; encoded by the coding sequence ATGGGCAATGTAAAGGCATGTATTACCGGTATTGCAGGTTATGTACCGGATTATATATTAACAAACCAGGAATTAGAACAACTTGTTGAAACATCTGATGAGTGGATTCTTTCCAGAACCGGGATTAAAGAACGTCGCATTTTAAAGGGCGAAGGATTAGGTACTTCTCACATGGCTGAGAAAGCAGTTAACGATCTCCTTGCGAAAACAAATACAGACCCTTCTGAAATCGATTTATTAATTTGCTGTACAACCACTCCGGACTATGTATTTCCTGCTACAGGAAATTTAGTATCGGATATGTGCGGACTGAAAAATGCATTCAGCTATGATATGAATGCAGCCTGCTCGGGTTTTTTATTCGGATTGGTAACAGGTTCTCAATATATTGAGAGCGGCAAATTTAAAAAAGTTATTGTAGTAGGTGCAGATAAAATGTCTGCCATTGTTAACTACAAAGATCGCAATACATGTATTTTATTTGGTGATGGTGCTGGTGCCGTTTTGCTGGAACCTAACAACGACGGATTTGGTGTTGTTGATAGTGTTTTAAAAACAGATGGTTCCGGAGCGCAATATCTGATTATGAAAGGCGGCGGCAGTCGCCATCCTGCATCTCTAGAAACAGTTATGAACAGCGAGCACTTTGCACATCAGGAAGGTGCAACAGTATTCAAATTTGCTGTTAAAAATATGTCAGATGTGGCAGCTGAAATCATGGAGCGTAATCAATTAACCGGCGATAATGTACAATGGTTAGTACCTCACCAGGCAAACAAACGAATCATTAATGCAACTGCAGAGCGCATGAATGTTGGACCTGAAAAGGTTATGATCAATATTGAGCGTTATGGCAATACAACAAGTGCTACTATCCCGCTTGTGCTTTGGGATTACGAAAAACAACTTAAAAAAGGAGATAATTTGGTATTGGCAGCGTTTGGCGGTGGCTTTACCTGGGGATCTGTTTATTTGAAATGGGGTTACGACCCAAAATAA
- the rpmF gene encoding 50S ribosomal protein L32, translated as MAHPKRKISKTRRDKRRTHYKAVASQFVECSNCSAPVLLHIVCPECGHYRGKLAIEKALAV; from the coding sequence ATGGCTCATCCTAAACGCAAAATTTCCAAAACAAGGAGAGACAAGAGAAGAACTCACTACAAAGCGGTTGCTTCTCAGTTTGTTGAATGCTCTAATTGTAGCGCACCTGTCCTGCTTCATATAGTTTGTCCGGAGTGCGGACACTACAGAGGTAAATTGGCAATCGAAAAAGCCTTAGCAGTATAA
- a CDS encoding HIT family protein: MPSIFTKIINKEIPAFIIAETETLIAFLDVFPLAKGHVLVVPKKEIDYIFSVEDTLLAEMTLFSKKIALAIEKAIPCKRVGVAVIGLEVPHAHIHLIPLQTVQDINFTREKLKLPAEEMNEIAEAIKKQL, from the coding sequence ATGCCGAGTATTTTTACTAAAATAATCAATAAAGAAATACCTGCTTTTATTATAGCAGAAACAGAAACACTTATTGCATTTCTGGATGTATTTCCATTAGCGAAAGGACACGTGCTTGTTGTACCTAAAAAAGAGATTGATTATATTTTTTCAGTAGAAGATACTCTTCTGGCGGAAATGACATTGTTCTCGAAGAAAATTGCCTTAGCAATAGAAAAAGCTATTCCATGTAAACGTGTAGGTGTTGCAGTTATCGGGCTGGAAGTTCCGCATGCGCATATTCACTTAATACCTTTACAAACTGTACAGGATATTAATTTCACCAGAGAAAAATTAAAACTGCCTGCAGAAGAAATGAATGAAATTGCAGAAGCCATTAAAAAGCAGTTGTAA
- the rsmA gene encoding 16S rRNA (adenine(1518)-N(6)/adenine(1519)-N(6))-dimethyltransferase RsmA, whose product MEKVKAKKHLGQHFLNDQQIAQDIVDGLTLHGSYKEVLEIGPGMGVLTQYLLKNNSYHTKVVDIDGESIEYLKKVFPQLKDDVIHGDFLKADLADWYPDKFAIIGNFPYNISTEILFKVLDYREQIPEVVGMFQKEVAERFAAKNGNKTYGITSVLLQAFYDIEYLFTVPEHVFTPPPKVKSGVIRLKRNNRTHLPCDEKEFFKVVKAGFNMRRKTLRNALKSINVQNISMDLPIFDKRAEQLSVQEFFDLTNMLSGK is encoded by the coding sequence ATGGAAAAGGTAAAAGCAAAAAAACATTTAGGACAGCATTTTTTGAATGATCAGCAAATCGCACAGGATATTGTTGATGGCCTTACATTGCATGGTTCGTATAAAGAAGTTCTGGAGATAGGGCCGGGTATGGGTGTGCTTACACAATACCTGCTTAAAAATAATTCCTATCATACCAAAGTTGTTGATATCGATGGGGAATCAATCGAATATTTAAAAAAAGTATTTCCTCAGTTAAAGGATGATGTTATTCATGGCGATTTTTTAAAAGCAGATCTTGCCGATTGGTATCCCGATAAATTTGCTATCATAGGAAATTTTCCGTACAATATTTCAACAGAGATTTTATTTAAAGTGCTCGATTACAGAGAACAGATTCCGGAGGTTGTAGGCATGTTTCAGAAAGAAGTTGCCGAACGGTTTGCTGCTAAGAATGGGAATAAAACATACGGCATTACCAGCGTGTTGCTGCAGGCATTTTATGACATAGAATATTTGTTTACCGTACCGGAACATGTTTTCACACCGCCGCCTAAAGTGAAGTCGGGTGTGATTCGCTTAAAGAGAAATAACCGCACACATTTGCCCTGCGATGAAAAAGAATTTTTCAAAGTTGTAAAAGCAGGCTTTAACATGCGGCGTAAGACATTAAGAAATGCGCTCAAATCAATCAACGTGCAAAACATTTCTATGGATTTACCTATCTTTGATAAAAGAGCAGAACAACTATCTGTTCAGGAATTCTTCGATTTAACTAACATGCTTTCCGGAAAATAA